From the Nocardiopsis changdeensis genome, one window contains:
- a CDS encoding FdhF/YdeP family oxidoreductase — MRRHRPVPADTAQDAPRIDPPKTSAAGLPAVLNSVRQVGENAGVRRGLPAMLALNQKRGFDCPGCAWPEGDKRHRAEFCENGAKAVAEEATTRPLTADFFAEHSVSALAQRSGYWLGQQGRLTQPLHLAEGADHYTPIGWDDALELVAAELRAMDGPDQAVFYTSGRTSNEAAFAYQLLARQLGTNNLPDCSNMCHESSGSALTETLGVGKGSVSLDDLYRADLIIVAGQNPGTNHPRMLTALERAKRNGARIVTVNPLPEAGMREFRNPQHPGGLLGRGTQLTDVFAQIRLGGDLALFSAVNRVLLETDRDGSRVLDHDFIDAHTHGFDLFAKELLDEPADAFWARVERDTGLERPLIEEIAAMAIASERTVVCWAMGLTQHKHSVPTIREVVNFLLLRGNVGRPGAGVCPVRGHSNVQGDRTMGIFERPSDAFLDALGAEFGFSPPRGHGHDTVNAIRAMARGDVRVFFAMGGNFVAATPDTHVTEDAMRRVGLTVHVSTKLNRSHVVTGARALILPALARSDRDVHGGRERWVTVEDSMSRVHASHGVLRPLSEDMRSEVDIVRDLGARLFGQSPVAWDAFADYDRIRDHIAAVVPGFDDFNARARQRNGFTLPHAPRDHRRFPTATGRANFTVNGTYAPRVPQGRLLLQTLRSHDQYNTTVYGLDDRYRGITDGRRVVLVNPEDAAELGLADGSYTDLVGEWSDGRERRAPHFRVVHYPTARGCAASYFPETNVLVPLDSTADISNTPTSKSVVVRFEPDSGL; from the coding sequence ATGAGACGCCACCGCCCCGTACCCGCGGACACCGCGCAGGACGCCCCGCGCATCGACCCGCCCAAGACCTCCGCCGCCGGACTGCCCGCCGTCCTCAACAGCGTCCGGCAGGTCGGGGAGAACGCCGGGGTGCGGCGCGGACTGCCCGCCATGCTCGCCCTCAACCAGAAGCGCGGCTTCGACTGCCCGGGCTGCGCCTGGCCCGAGGGCGACAAGCGCCACCGCGCGGAGTTCTGCGAGAACGGCGCCAAGGCCGTCGCCGAGGAGGCCACCACCCGCCCCCTCACCGCCGACTTCTTCGCCGAGCACTCCGTGAGCGCTCTGGCGCAGCGCTCCGGGTACTGGCTGGGGCAGCAGGGGCGCCTCACGCAGCCCCTCCACCTGGCCGAGGGCGCCGACCACTACACCCCCATCGGCTGGGACGACGCCCTGGAACTCGTCGCCGCCGAGCTGCGCGCCATGGACGGCCCCGACCAGGCCGTCTTCTACACCTCCGGGCGCACGAGCAACGAGGCCGCCTTCGCCTACCAGCTGCTGGCCCGCCAACTGGGCACCAACAACCTGCCCGACTGCTCCAACATGTGCCACGAGTCCTCCGGGTCCGCCCTCACCGAGACCCTGGGCGTGGGCAAGGGCAGCGTGTCCCTGGACGACCTGTACCGGGCGGACCTCATCATCGTCGCCGGGCAGAACCCCGGCACCAACCACCCCCGCATGCTGACCGCCCTGGAGCGCGCCAAGAGGAACGGCGCCCGCATCGTCACGGTCAACCCCCTGCCCGAGGCCGGGATGCGCGAGTTCCGCAACCCCCAGCACCCCGGCGGACTGCTGGGCCGCGGAACCCAGCTCACCGATGTGTTCGCGCAGATCCGCCTGGGCGGCGACCTCGCCCTGTTCTCCGCGGTCAACCGCGTCCTGCTGGAGACCGACCGCGACGGGTCCCGCGTCCTGGACCACGACTTCATCGACGCCCACACCCACGGCTTCGACCTGTTCGCCAAGGAGCTCCTGGACGAGCCCGCCGACGCCTTCTGGGCCCGGGTGGAACGCGACACCGGCCTGGAGCGCCCGCTCATCGAGGAGATCGCCGCCATGGCCATCGCCTCGGAGCGCACCGTCGTGTGCTGGGCCATGGGCCTGACCCAGCACAAGCACTCCGTCCCCACCATCCGCGAGGTCGTCAACTTCCTGCTGCTGCGCGGCAACGTCGGCCGCCCCGGCGCCGGGGTGTGCCCGGTGCGCGGCCACTCCAACGTGCAGGGCGACCGCACCATGGGGATCTTCGAGCGGCCCTCCGACGCCTTCCTGGACGCCCTGGGCGCAGAGTTCGGGTTCTCGCCGCCCCGCGGGCACGGCCACGACACCGTCAACGCCATCCGCGCCATGGCCCGGGGCGACGTGCGCGTCTTCTTCGCCATGGGCGGCAACTTCGTCGCCGCCACCCCCGACACCCATGTCACCGAGGACGCCATGCGCCGGGTGGGGCTGACCGTCCACGTGTCGACCAAGCTCAACCGCTCCCACGTGGTCACCGGCGCCCGCGCGCTCATCCTGCCCGCGCTGGCCCGCAGCGACCGCGACGTCCACGGCGGGCGGGAGCGCTGGGTCACCGTCGAGGACTCCATGAGCCGCGTCCACGCCTCGCACGGCGTGCTGCGGCCGCTGTCGGAGGACATGCGCTCGGAGGTGGACATCGTCCGCGACCTGGGCGCCCGCCTGTTCGGCCAGAGCCCGGTGGCCTGGGACGCGTTCGCCGACTACGACCGGATCCGCGACCACATCGCCGCCGTCGTGCCCGGGTTCGACGACTTCAACGCCAGGGCCCGGCAGCGCAACGGGTTCACCCTGCCGCACGCGCCGCGCGACCACCGGCGCTTCCCCACCGCCACCGGCAGGGCCAACTTCACCGTCAACGGCACCTACGCGCCCCGGGTGCCGCAGGGGCGCCTGCTGCTGCAGACCCTGCGCTCGCACGACCAGTACAACACCACGGTGTACGGCCTGGACGACCGCTACCGGGGCATCACCGACGGGCGCCGCGTGGTGCTGGTCAACCCCGAGGACGCCGCCGAGCTCGGTCTGGCCGACGGCTCCTACACCGACCTGGTGGGCGAGTGGTCCGACGGGCGCGAACGCCGCGCGCCGCACTTCCGGGTGGTCCACTACCCGACCGCCCGCGGCTGCGCCGCCTCCTATTTCCCCGAGACCAACGTCCTGGTGCCCCTGGACTCCACCGCCGACATCAGCAACACGCCCACCTCCAAGTCGGTGGTGGTGCGTTTCGAGCCCGACAGCGGGCTGTGA
- a CDS encoding phosphotransferase family protein — protein sequence MTAPVHRSTPLSGGTYNTVHLLAHTDGTETVLKTEPPAAQPRLSYEHRLLHTEARFYTLARPLPGALLPDPLRLESLPGEPERYRLLLTRLPGVPLEEVRAGLSPTGLAAVRRALGGAVAELHTLTGTGFGYPDRPALAATAWPDAFAAMVGALLADADRTGVALPWGPDRIRAAVDGHRGLLGAVATPVLVHFDLWDGNILVDGAPDAPALSGIIDAERAFFGDPAADLVSLALFGDIREDTAFLDGYREAGGTLEFTPDLLRRLALYRVYLHLIMYIEPATRGVPADRADRLRAFLRPLLDADLAALSRPLP from the coding sequence ATGACCGCGCCCGTCCACAGGAGCACCCCGCTGTCGGGCGGCACCTACAACACGGTGCACCTGCTCGCCCACACCGACGGCACCGAGACCGTGCTCAAGACCGAGCCGCCGGCCGCGCAGCCGCGCCTGTCCTACGAGCACCGGCTGCTGCACACCGAGGCGCGCTTCTACACCCTGGCCCGCCCCCTGCCGGGAGCGCTGCTCCCCGACCCCCTGCGCCTGGAATCCCTGCCCGGCGAACCGGAGCGGTACCGGCTGCTCCTGACCCGGCTGCCGGGAGTCCCGCTGGAGGAGGTGCGCGCGGGGCTGTCCCCGACCGGGCTGGCCGCCGTCCGCCGCGCGCTGGGCGGGGCCGTGGCCGAACTGCACACGCTCACCGGCACCGGGTTCGGCTACCCGGACCGCCCGGCCCTGGCGGCCACCGCCTGGCCCGACGCGTTCGCGGCGATGGTCGGGGCGCTGCTGGCCGACGCCGACCGCACCGGGGTGGCGCTCCCCTGGGGTCCGGACCGCATCCGCGCCGCGGTCGACGGCCACCGCGGCCTGCTGGGGGCGGTGGCCACCCCGGTCCTGGTGCACTTCGACCTGTGGGACGGCAACATCCTCGTGGACGGGGCCCCCGACGCGCCCGCGCTGAGCGGGATCATCGACGCCGAACGCGCCTTCTTCGGCGACCCGGCCGCCGACCTGGTCTCCCTCGCCCTGTTCGGGGACATCCGGGAGGACACCGCGTTCCTGGACGGGTACCGCGAGGCCGGCGGGACCCTGGAGTTCACCCCGGACCTGCTGCGCCGCCTGGCCCTGTACCGGGTCTACCTGCACCTGATCATGTACATCGAACCCGCCACCCGCGGCGTCCCGGCCGACCGCGCCGACCGGCTGCGCGCCTTCCTGCGCCCCCTCCTGGACGCCGACCTCGCGGCCCTGTCCCGCCCCCTCCCCTGA
- a CDS encoding 3'-5' exonuclease, with protein sequence MSLPTPRGRQGDVVYLPRSGHHVVLGTAGTGKTLMAAWRAAYLSSPDTPGHGRTLLVTYNKTLAKYLEGIPGLRVRDLDVRTYGRFSWHYLSNSGLVRGSNILGGPARIRIIEKAVDAVSPAYRGSRLWDRGPAWFADEISWISGMGFTELDHYTDSERRGRVTPLSRGLRPVIWKVMENYRDLRRDAGYDFDWDDIATAVRERLAADRREHLYRHIVIDEGQDLSPEQIRSLVDAVPEDGSVTFFGDYAQQIYGQAMSWKSCGLSVRRVERFRDNLRNSKAIADLATAVSEMPFFEKSDDFVAPLAPRATGPRPTLVRCSGEDEELRVVRATAERLGRDGTVAVIARTWEAADHACRGIRATRLREGGFTWQAPPGVYKTTYHSAKGLEFDAVVLPLCGAERIPDRDVLESFDEKDAHARESKLLYVAITRARSELVITYSGTRSPLLPTDPALFTEVRP encoded by the coding sequence GTGTCCCTTCCCACGCCCCGCGGGCGCCAGGGAGACGTCGTATACCTGCCCCGAAGCGGCCATCACGTGGTCCTGGGAACCGCAGGAACAGGAAAGACACTCATGGCGGCCTGGCGCGCCGCCTATCTCTCCTCCCCCGATACCCCAGGGCACGGAAGAACCCTTCTCGTCACCTACAACAAAACCCTCGCCAAGTACCTGGAGGGCATTCCCGGCCTGCGGGTCCGCGACCTGGACGTCCGCACCTACGGGCGCTTCTCGTGGCACTACCTCTCGAACTCCGGACTCGTCCGCGGCAGCAACATCCTCGGCGGCCCCGCCCGGATCCGGATCATCGAAAAGGCCGTCGACGCGGTCTCCCCCGCCTACCGGGGAAGCCGGCTGTGGGACCGGGGCCCCGCCTGGTTCGCCGACGAGATCTCCTGGATCTCGGGCATGGGCTTCACCGAGCTCGACCATTACACGGACTCCGAACGGCGCGGCCGGGTGACCCCGCTCTCCAGGGGGCTGCGCCCGGTCATCTGGAAGGTCATGGAGAACTACCGCGACCTCCGGCGCGACGCGGGCTACGACTTCGACTGGGACGACATCGCCACCGCCGTCCGGGAGCGCCTGGCCGCCGACCGGCGGGAGCACCTGTACCGCCACATCGTGATCGACGAGGGCCAGGACCTGTCCCCCGAGCAGATCCGGTCCCTGGTCGACGCGGTGCCCGAGGACGGATCGGTCACCTTCTTCGGCGACTACGCACAGCAGATCTATGGACAGGCCATGTCCTGGAAGTCCTGCGGCCTGAGCGTGCGCAGGGTCGAGCGCTTCCGGGACAACCTCAGGAACTCCAAGGCCATCGCCGACCTGGCGACCGCCGTGAGCGAGATGCCGTTCTTCGAGAAGTCGGACGACTTCGTCGCCCCCCTGGCGCCACGTGCCACGGGCCCCCGGCCGACCCTGGTCCGGTGCTCGGGCGAGGACGAGGAGCTGCGGGTCGTCCGGGCGACGGCCGAGCGCCTGGGCCGGGACGGCACCGTCGCCGTCATCGCGCGCACCTGGGAGGCGGCCGACCACGCCTGCCGGGGGATCAGGGCCACCCGGCTCAGGGAGGGCGGATTCACCTGGCAGGCCCCGCCCGGCGTCTACAAGACGACCTACCACTCCGCCAAGGGACTCGAATTCGACGCGGTCGTCCTGCCCCTGTGCGGGGCGGAGAGGATTCCCGACAGGGACGTCCTGGAATCCTTCGACGAGAAGGACGCCCACGCCCGCGAATCCAAGCTCCTCTATGTGGCCATCACCCGCGCCAGGTCCGAACTGGTCATCACCTACAGCGGCACGCGGAGCCCGCTCCTGCCCACCGATCCCGCGCTCTTCACGGAGGTCCGGCCGTGA
- a CDS encoding DarT ssDNA thymidine ADP-ribosyltransferase family protein — translation MTATETAFDEALGRYGVTRLAHFTPSLNLRHIIEDGRITSSRDLAENAPEYFSPTDRERFDGHPDKICCTFQYPNAYYLDQARRRPEYTNYPDWVCVLLSPVLVARPGALFSPRNAAAGRGSHLRAGLEGLESCFAERVGGYTRKHRHLAGAATDLQAEVLVPGPIDTSFITAVVVSGVEQAAQEFSRLRMFGLRPERFVWAVSPELFDKNELRRRIHEGVPIVPAPWTPAHDREGA, via the coding sequence GTGACGGCCACGGAAACGGCGTTCGACGAGGCACTGGGCCGGTACGGCGTCACCAGGCTCGCCCATTTCACCCCTTCGCTGAATCTGCGGCACATCATCGAGGACGGCCGGATCACCAGCAGCCGGGATCTGGCCGAGAACGCCCCCGAATACTTCTCGCCCACCGACAGGGAACGGTTCGACGGGCATCCCGACAAGATCTGCTGCACCTTCCAATACCCCAACGCCTACTATCTGGACCAGGCCCGCAGGAGGCCCGAGTACACCAATTACCCGGACTGGGTCTGCGTGCTGCTGTCCCCCGTCCTCGTCGCCCGTCCCGGAGCGCTGTTCTCACCGCGCAACGCCGCCGCGGGACGCGGATCCCACCTGCGCGCGGGCCTCGAGGGCCTGGAATCCTGCTTCGCCGAGCGTGTGGGAGGCTACACGCGCAAGCACCGGCACCTGGCCGGCGCGGCCACGGACCTGCAGGCCGAGGTCCTCGTCCCCGGTCCGATCGACACCTCGTTCATCACCGCCGTCGTGGTCTCCGGCGTGGAGCAGGCGGCCCAGGAGTTCTCCAGGCTGCGCATGTTCGGCCTGCGCCCGGAACGCTTCGTCTGGGCGGTCTCCCCGGAGCTGTTCGACAAGAACGAGCTGCGCAGGAGAATCCATGAGGGGGTACCCATCGTCCCGGCCCCCTGGACACCGGCGCACGACCGTGAGGGAGCATGA
- a CDS encoding ADP-ribosylglycohydrolase family protein — protein MTQPASTQNNPDRYRGSLLGAALGDALGWPQEQRSGIIGEARSGHAEPSLEPRPWNRWGGSRHRRYRDPVAAGEYSDDTQLLLATARACLRGPRWWEHLTAVELPTWTVYQRGGGRAVLRAAASWRSGTAPWLGAPGNRNAYFRAGANGAAMRAAPHALLLGPGTEEELVARVVSDAITTHGHPRALVGAVVHALAVGRMLHRAEVMEYGGLVSWLLTTPAWPDPVPVRSALPREWVRAFEENSGIGFDTAWSATAEEMRGLLGTCERSLERSALADDEKTLHELGCFDPSVNGAGTVTAAAACYLAERFAVKPGSGLVKAAFLNNADTDTLASMTGGILGALQGTGWLSGPADTLQDRAYLERIAERLLTASAGADTDAETRPPGTVVDVDRWSGELDHGEPAAFPDGRAVSRARTTVLDGGREGAATVRVRLLLGDGQQVVVDRPASPAAPDRTRHTGGRDPEAGPSGLAIRVAIHVRDVERTRDFYARVLGVRVARSGQVLYLNRWLAFLHHPGLSGSGTAQVTVSCRDPEGVRERLAKEGVELLPPGPDDTAGSLRLLDPDGNQVLVWPVSGPLADSAAGRGPHG, from the coding sequence ATGACGCAGCCCGCATCGACGCAGAACAACCCCGACCGGTACCGCGGATCGCTCCTGGGCGCGGCCCTGGGCGACGCCCTGGGCTGGCCCCAGGAACAGCGCAGCGGGATCATCGGGGAAGCCCGCAGCGGGCACGCCGAACCCTCTTTGGAACCGCGCCCCTGGAACCGCTGGGGCGGGTCCCGCCACCGGCGCTACCGCGACCCCGTGGCGGCGGGCGAGTACAGCGACGACACCCAGTTGCTCCTGGCCACCGCACGGGCCTGCCTGCGGGGCCCCCGCTGGTGGGAGCACCTGACCGCCGTGGAACTGCCCACCTGGACCGTCTACCAGAGGGGAGGCGGGCGGGCGGTGCTCAGGGCCGCCGCCTCCTGGCGCTCCGGCACGGCCCCCTGGCTCGGCGCCCCCGGGAACAGGAACGCCTATTTCCGGGCCGGGGCCAACGGGGCGGCCATGCGCGCCGCCCCCCACGCCCTGCTCCTGGGACCGGGCACCGAAGAGGAGCTGGTCGCGCGGGTCGTGTCGGACGCGATCACGACCCACGGACACCCCCGGGCCCTGGTCGGGGCCGTCGTGCACGCGCTCGCGGTAGGGCGGATGCTGCACCGCGCCGAGGTCATGGAATACGGGGGGCTGGTCTCCTGGCTGCTCACGACACCCGCCTGGCCGGATCCCGTACCCGTCCGCTCGGCCCTTCCCCGGGAGTGGGTCCGCGCGTTCGAGGAGAACAGCGGCATCGGCTTCGACACCGCCTGGAGCGCCACCGCCGAGGAGATGCGCGGGCTCCTGGGCACCTGTGAACGCTCCCTGGAGAGGTCCGCGCTCGCCGACGACGAGAAGACCCTCCACGAACTCGGCTGTTTCGACCCCTCGGTCAACGGCGCCGGGACCGTCACCGCCGCCGCGGCCTGCTACCTGGCGGAGAGGTTCGCCGTCAAACCCGGCTCCGGCCTGGTGAAGGCGGCCTTCCTGAACAACGCCGACACCGACACCCTCGCCTCCATGACGGGCGGGATCCTGGGGGCGCTCCAGGGGACGGGCTGGCTCTCGGGGCCGGCCGACACCCTCCAGGACCGCGCCTACCTGGAACGGATCGCCGAACGCCTGCTCACCGCCTCCGCCGGCGCGGACACGGACGCGGAGACGCGCCCCCCGGGAACCGTCGTGGACGTGGACCGCTGGTCGGGGGAACTGGACCACGGCGAGCCGGCGGCCTTCCCCGACGGGCGCGCGGTCTCGCGCGCGCGGACCACCGTCCTGGACGGAGGGCGGGAGGGTGCGGCGACCGTCCGCGTCCGCCTCCTCCTCGGTGACGGGCAGCAGGTCGTGGTCGACCGGCCCGCTTCCCCCGCGGCCCCGGACCGCACCCGGCACACCGGGGGCCGTGATCCGGAGGCCGGGCCGTCGGGCCTGGCCATCCGCGTCGCGATCCACGTACGGGACGTCGAGAGGACCCGGGACTTCTACGCCCGCGTCCTGGGCGTCCGCGTCGCCCGAAGCGGTCAGGTGCTGTACCTGAACCGCTGGCTGGCCTTCCTCCACCACCCGGGCCTTTCCGGCTCCGGTACGGCGCAGGTCACCGTCTCCTGCCGGGATCCCGAGGGCGTCCGGGAACGGCTCGCGAAGGAGGGGGTGGAACTCCTCCCCCCGGGGCCGGACGACACGGCGGGGTCCCTGCGGCTCCTCGATCCGGACGGGAACCAGGTCCTCGTCTGGCCCGTGTCCGGCCCCCTCGCCGACTCGGCGGCGGGCAGGGGGCCGCACGGCTGA
- a CDS encoding MFS transporter, producing the protein MNQTARSAGWLMPLCWTAVMLDGFDMVVLGTTLPTLLDQGQWGITPNSGSAVSTAGLAGMAIGALSIGTVTDVIGRRKVLIFAVASFSLFTALCAVAPTLFVFGLLRFLAGVGLGGCLPTAIALATEYARNGKGGSATTTLMTGYHVGAVLTALLGIIVLPSLGWRAMYVIGALPALVLVPLMIRHLPESQSFGTPAARTGTGGVGAGLASVKSLFQNGFARSTLAFWLASFTGLLLVYGLNTWLPQIMREAGYELDAALGLLLALNAGAVAGLLVAGSVADRVGPRRAALVWFGVSALMLAALSIKLPGVGAYVAVFLAGCFVFSSQVLVYAYIGRMFPPANRATALGWSAGVGRLGAITGPIIGGVLLTAGLAYPWGFYIFAVVGLVGGLAVFAAKRPAAAGDPAAGTEAGTRA; encoded by the coding sequence GTGAACCAGACCGCCCGCAGTGCCGGGTGGCTCATGCCCCTGTGCTGGACCGCCGTCATGCTCGACGGCTTCGACATGGTGGTGCTCGGCACCACGCTCCCCACCCTGCTCGACCAGGGCCAGTGGGGCATCACCCCCAACAGCGGATCCGCCGTGTCGACCGCGGGCCTGGCCGGGATGGCGATCGGCGCCCTGTCCATCGGCACCGTCACCGACGTCATCGGCCGCCGCAAGGTGCTGATCTTCGCCGTCGCGAGCTTCTCCCTCTTCACCGCGCTGTGCGCGGTGGCCCCCACCCTGTTCGTCTTCGGGCTGCTGCGCTTCCTGGCCGGCGTGGGCCTGGGCGGCTGCCTGCCCACCGCGATCGCCCTGGCCACCGAGTACGCCCGCAACGGCAAGGGCGGCAGCGCCACCACCACGCTGATGACCGGCTACCACGTGGGCGCCGTCCTCACCGCCCTGCTCGGCATCATCGTGCTGCCCTCCCTGGGATGGCGGGCCATGTACGTCATCGGCGCGCTGCCCGCCCTGGTGCTGGTGCCGCTGATGATCCGACACCTGCCCGAGTCGCAGTCCTTCGGGACCCCCGCCGCCAGGACCGGGACCGGCGGTGTGGGCGCGGGCCTGGCCTCGGTGAAGTCGCTGTTCCAGAACGGGTTCGCGCGCTCCACCCTGGCGTTCTGGCTGGCGTCCTTCACCGGCCTGCTGCTGGTGTACGGCCTGAACACGTGGCTGCCGCAGATCATGCGCGAGGCCGGGTACGAGCTGGACGCGGCCCTGGGCCTGCTGCTGGCGCTGAACGCGGGCGCGGTCGCGGGCCTGCTGGTCGCCGGGTCGGTGGCCGACCGGGTCGGCCCGCGCCGGGCGGCGCTGGTGTGGTTCGGGGTCTCGGCGCTGATGCTGGCGGCGCTGAGCATCAAGCTGCCGGGTGTCGGCGCGTACGTGGCGGTGTTCCTGGCGGGCTGCTTCGTGTTCAGCTCCCAGGTGCTGGTCTACGCCTACATCGGCCGCATGTTCCCGCCCGCGAACCGGGCGACGGCGCTGGGCTGGTCGGCGGGCGTGGGGCGCCTGGGCGCGATCACCGGCCCGATCATCGGCGGCGTGCTGCTGACGGCGGGGCTGGCCTACCCGTGGGGGTTCTACATCTTCGCGGTGGTCGGCCTGGTCGGCGGGCTCGCGGTGTTCGCGGCCAAGCGCCCGGCCGCCGCGGGCGACCCTGCGGCCGGGACCGAGGCCGGGACCCGCGCCTGA
- a CDS encoding helix-turn-helix domain-containing protein produces MNLTELGVFLRSRRDRIRPADVGLPGGPRRRVPGLRREEVAQLAGASVDYYIELERGSAQPSEQMAVALARALRLDSDERDHLYHLAGRPVPPSGGPSSHVHPGMLDLLDRLTTTPAQVITDLHVTLVQNRLAVALFGAAPPATGMGASFVHRWFTDPAARSLYPVEDHPRQSWMFVADLRAAIARRNGREREEADALVADLLRRSAEFTALWERHDIAVRRGDRKRILHPRLGAVDVNCLTLFGEDGRQRLLWFSPVIGTGAAEQLDLLSVLGTQDLGPDARPGSDHAFS; encoded by the coding sequence ATGAACCTGACCGAACTCGGTGTCTTCCTGAGGTCGCGGCGCGACCGGATCCGCCCGGCGGACGTCGGCCTGCCCGGCGGGCCCCGGCGGCGGGTGCCGGGGCTGCGCCGGGAGGAGGTGGCCCAGCTGGCCGGGGCGTCCGTCGACTACTACATCGAGCTCGAACGCGGTAGCGCGCAGCCCTCCGAGCAGATGGCGGTGGCGCTCGCCCGCGCACTGCGCCTGGACTCGGACGAGCGTGACCACCTGTACCACCTGGCCGGACGCCCGGTCCCGCCCTCCGGGGGCCCGTCCTCGCACGTCCACCCCGGCATGCTGGACCTGCTCGACCGGTTGACCACCACACCCGCCCAGGTCATCACCGACCTGCACGTCACGCTCGTGCAGAACCGCCTCGCCGTCGCCCTGTTCGGGGCGGCCCCGCCCGCCACCGGCATGGGGGCGAGCTTCGTCCACCGGTGGTTCACCGACCCCGCGGCGCGGTCCCTCTACCCGGTGGAGGACCACCCGCGCCAGTCGTGGATGTTCGTCGCGGACCTGCGCGCGGCGATCGCCCGCCGCAACGGTCGCGAACGGGAGGAGGCCGATGCCCTGGTGGCCGACCTGCTGCGGCGCAGCGCGGAGTTCACGGCCCTGTGGGAACGGCACGACATCGCCGTGCGCCGCGGTGACCGGAAGCGGATCCTGCATCCGCGCCTGGGCGCCGTCGATGTGAACTGCCTGACCCTGTTCGGTGAGGACGGCCGACAGCGGCTGCTGTGGTTCAGTCCGGTCATCGGCACCGGGGCGGCGGAGCAGCTGGACCTGCTCTCGGTCCTGGGCACCCAGGACCTCGGGCCGGACGCCCGGCCCGGGAGCGATCACGCCTTCTCGTAG
- a CDS encoding tautomerase family protein, with product MPYANFKVPAGTLTEEQKEVIVHRTTDLYAEIYGDRVRPNTMVLVEEVADGGWGIGGDVLTLAMIQGPSRT from the coding sequence ATGCCCTACGCCAACTTCAAGGTTCCCGCGGGCACGCTGACAGAGGAGCAGAAGGAGGTCATCGTCCACCGCACGACGGACCTGTACGCGGAGATCTACGGCGACCGGGTCCGCCCCAACACCATGGTCCTCGTCGAGGAGGTCGCCGACGGCGGCTGGGGAATCGGCGGTGACGTGCTGACACTCGCCATGATCCAGGGACCGTCCCGGACCTGA
- a CDS encoding alpha/beta fold hydrolase has translation MTAHTTTPEGVHVWETAGPPRALVQLQHGYSEYSERYVTLYGGLIPHLVELGFEVWAQDLEGHGDSPGRPGSPDVRRSVVDHVLTRRRMRERGLPVLLFGHSLGGLVTAGSVTVDPQDVAGVVLTSPALIPLPPPPVLEAVKLVGLLFPRLPAPIPRRGPARLTRVAEYVEAGERDTRVFRGRMPLRTAASVLEVNAGVRRRIAHWRTPCLVVHGTGDNVTDAGQSRAFVESLPVEDKEFHPVEGGYHELLHDIDGARTLELVTAWLDRRARR, from the coding sequence GTGACCGCGCACACCACCACCCCCGAGGGCGTCCACGTGTGGGAGACCGCCGGGCCGCCCCGGGCCCTGGTCCAGCTCCAGCACGGCTACTCCGAGTACTCCGAGCGGTACGTCACCCTCTACGGCGGCCTCATCCCGCACCTGGTGGAACTCGGTTTCGAGGTGTGGGCCCAGGATCTGGAGGGACACGGCGACTCCCCCGGCCGCCCCGGGTCGCCGGACGTGCGCCGCTCCGTGGTCGACCACGTGCTGACGCGGCGGCGCATGCGCGAACGGGGCCTGCCGGTCCTGCTCTTCGGGCACTCCCTGGGCGGGCTGGTGACGGCGGGATCGGTCACCGTCGACCCGCAGGACGTTGCGGGCGTGGTGCTGACCTCCCCGGCCCTGATCCCGCTCCCGCCGCCACCGGTACTCGAGGCCGTGAAGCTGGTGGGGCTGCTGTTCCCCCGGCTGCCCGCGCCGATCCCCCGGCGCGGACCCGCCCGGCTCACCCGCGTCGCGGAGTACGTCGAGGCGGGCGAGCGGGACACACGGGTCTTCCGGGGGCGCATGCCCCTACGGACTGCGGCGAGCGTGCTGGAGGTCAACGCGGGCGTCCGCCGAAGGATCGCGCACTGGCGCACCCCGTGCCTGGTGGTGCACGGCACCGGGGACAACGTCACCGACGCCGGGCAGAGCCGCGCGTTCGTGGAGTCCCTGCCCGTCGAGGACAAGGAGTTCCACCCGGTGGAGGGCGGCTACCACGAGCTGCTGCACGACATCGACGGGGCGCGGACCCTGGAGCTGGTCACCGCCTGGCTGGACCGCCGCGCCCGCCGCTGA
- a CDS encoding VOC family protein, translated as MRMRPTAITLDCADPLELAAFYSRATGLPLDPRSTADFAALEPGDGIALAFQRVDGYRPPRWPGQEVPQQIHLDFAVGDPDTAQAELLALGATAPAGQPNAERWRVLLDPAGHPFCLVRG; from the coding sequence ATGCGCATGCGACCGACCGCGATCACCCTCGACTGCGCCGACCCCCTGGAACTGGCCGCGTTCTACTCGCGGGCCACCGGCCTGCCCCTGGACCCGCGGTCCACCGCCGACTTCGCCGCGCTGGAGCCCGGGGACGGCATCGCCCTGGCCTTCCAGCGGGTCGACGGGTACCGGCCGCCGCGCTGGCCCGGGCAGGAGGTCCCCCAGCAGATCCACCTCGACTTCGCGGTCGGGGACCCGGACACCGCGCAGGCCGAACTCCTGGCCCTGGGCGCGACCGCGCCCGCCGGGCAGCCGAACGCGGAGCGGTGGAGGGTGCTGCTGGACCCCGCCGGCCACCCGTTCTGCCTGGTCCGGGGCTGA